Below is a window of Leucoraja erinacea ecotype New England chromosome 11, Leri_hhj_1, whole genome shotgun sequence DNA.
AAACAAAATCAATGCAGGATAATTCTGTCCAAGCACCAATTCATTCAAGTTCTGTTTCTTCTGACTCCAGTGAAGCTGAAAACCACTTGTATGAAAATCCTGAGGAAAATAAAACTTCTAAAGTTCCGCAAACCCAATACAAAAGATGGGTGACAGAAAAAAACAGAACCCAAAAGGAAAGTCATGCAAGACCAAATCTGTGCTCTACCGATAAACCTTCCATGAGAAAGAATACAAGCAAAGTCGCTGGGTTgaacaaacaacaacaaaataaaaGGTGGAAAAAGTCTTCTAAGGTTGGAGGAAGAAAAAATGCCGATTTGAACACTGCACCCGAGCCAAAGTTTAAGGATCGTGGACAGGAATTCAGAGAAGAACCACAGTGGTATACTGAGCCACTTTCGGACAATGTAACCTCGGATAATTTAAAAAGCAAATTAGAAACTGCTTACAAGAGTGGTTTACCTTCGTTTGATACAGATCTGTTAGAAAAGTTGCCAGCATCCATCAGGGATCTATGTATAGCTGATGGTTGTCCTAAAGACTATCTCTGGACAGGTGCATTTGTGGATGGCCACTTTGTTGATATCCCAACATTACTTGATAAAACAGAGCTCAGTGAGATTTTAGATTGTTCTAAAACTAACCCTGATTCATTGGATAATCTTCAAAAATCAGTAGATCTCTTCTGTGAagaagatgctgatcaatctttgATGGATTCTTCTGGCTTTGATTTTAAGCAAGACAACGAAAATCTTAACGTTGGAAAGAAAAATGAAGATTTAATGCAGTTTGAAGGGGAACGTAATGTAATATTGGATGGATTGAATATCTGGGAAGATAGTCCAACAGTGGGTGGTGTGGAACAAAATGCCCCAATAGGTATATCCTGTACAAATCAACTTGACTCTGATCAAGTTAAATTGTGGTTGTCATCCACTACTGGTTCGTCTTTAAGTAATAAGACAGGACTTGTACCATTTTGCAAAGATTCTACACCTTTGTCAGACAAAGATGATGGCTGGCCTGATCGCACGGAAGCCATTGAAAAAGATGCATATTTTTCAGTTATAACAGATCAAAATGATGCTGTATTTTCTTGTGAAAATAATCCACAAAGTGTGAGTCCTTCATTGCAGCAGATTCAAACTTCAGCATTAATAGCCACCAAAGATAAGAATCCTGTTCAAAATGAACCCAGTTTTTCGAATATTTTCAGAGAAGACTGTGGTTCTTGGTCAGTTTTGTGTAAATCTGGTAATAGAATGTCCCCTTTCACTTTAAGAAATATTGAGTCAGTAACATTTCCCATTGAGCTAAATGTAAACATGACAACTGGCATCCCAACTGCATGTTCGGAGGATGACCTGCTCAGTTTGCTCCCTGGCAGTGAATATCTACAATTAGATGACAGCTTTTTAATTGAACTTCCAGTCATGACTTCAAAAGAAAAAATGGATATCACTAAATATAGTGCTCAAGCAGACAAGATTGAAACCGGAAAATGGAATCCAATTTTTGGAATTTGTCAAGAGAACCTTTCTGAAAAAAAGGATGATTTAAATGCCAGAGTAATTGAAGAGATTTGGAAAGCAACACCAGAGGAAGATAAAGCAGCATTTTCAGAAGATGTTATCAATATTGACAGTTGTTCCTTAGGAACAGAGTCACCTCTGAAACATGTAAATGCCACAAAACTTCAGAAATGCCCTCTCCAAAAATCAGAAAGTATTTTCTGGGAGGGTAAACTGGGAAGCTCCAAAATTTTGGATTCTGCAAATGTTGACATGACAAAACACTGTAGTGAGTGGAAAACTGATAGTGATCGTACTGATGTTTCAGTTACAGAGGGTATTGAACATATAACGAGTAACCCAAAAGAGAGTGAATTTTCATCTGAGAACACCTTTTTGAAACCTACAACCACTCCTAGTAAATCGGAGCCCAACAGATTTGCTGCAGATCAGAAGACCTTGATAATTTGTGATACACAACAAAATGCCAATGAAGAATCTACAGAGCAAAACACAACTAATGACATTTCTATAGTCTTACCTGAAGATTTGTGGGGAAATTTAAATGATTATCTAAATGACTCCACAGAGCCCAACGAGAGTGCTTTCCTCCCCTTTGAACTCAATTGTCCTGTTCCACAAATGCTTAGCCTGACCAGTGCATTGGAAATTGACAGTGGCAAGATGAACCAACAGTCCAGCATTATACCCAAAGTCAGTTCAGATTTAATAATTGCCAACAATGACAGATTACAAAGTCCAATACATCAAGATCATGTGAGCATAGCACGACAGACCATATATCCCAACTCCAAACAATTATTTCCAAAGGAAGTGATTCTTACACGATTGGAGGAGAATCCTGTTCAAAACACAGAAAGCAATTATCCCCAGCATCAATATGGATATGTAGTGATGTCAGATAATTCTATTTCTGTGTTAAGTAAAGAGAAATCTAAGTGCAAAAGTGTTTCCAAACAAGATAAGCAGATTATGCAAGTGGAAACTGAAAGAAAATCTTATAAAGAAACTGATCAGGGTACAAGCAGTTTAATATCAGTAGATGCTGACGAAGATCAACTGAATTTTCTCCAGGGACGATCACAGGAAATGCATTCAGAACATGATGATTCTAAGATGTCTTATGAAACTGCAAATCTTAATGCATCTAACGCAAAAATGAAAGTAGACGATGATCTACAGCATTCAAGAGGCAGAGTAAGTCAAGAGGGGCTTGAACAATGCAAAGAAAGTAGCTCGATTCCTTGCAGTCATTTAGAGGTATGTAAAGTATTAATCTGAAAAAATGCTTGTTACCTACTTGAGTCTTCACAATACATTGATTAAAATTATTTGGTTTTAACTTTTCCAATTTGTGTCAATCATAGAATTTAAGAAATTATCAAGAATATACAGGTccctccttaatgtttgggacaaagacccatttatttatttgccattgtactctacaatttgtgatttgtaatagaaaaaaaatcacatatggttaaagtgcacattgtcagattttaataatggccatttttatacattttggattcaccatgtagaaattacagcagggttTATACAAGTCCTCTCATTTCAGGGCCCCATAATGTTTGTCATggaaatgaaagtaatcatgtttagtattttgttgcagatCCTTGTTTTTTgttgtaatgactgcttgaagtaatgtacatcgccagttgctgggtgtcttctctggtgatgctctgccaaccATGCTCCCCAACCTCCTAACATATTTTCTAGTCAATCAAAGAATTGGTGTCCAAAACCTGCATTCTGCTTAAGTTCTTTCCTCAGATTCTTCAACTTATCCATTGCTTTAGTGAAGGACCCCTCTGGGCTAGTATTGTTATGTATGAAGGTgcagtattgcagccatctttagcttatgcttgttttaggggctggtccccttcagttttttcttcagcatataaaaggcatgctcaattgggttcagatcgggtgattgttggccacaagaatttaccattttttagctttgtaaaacttctttgttgctttagcagtatgttttggatcattgtcttgctgttaaATGAACCGCCGGTGTTGTGATTGCTGATACTCAAAATTAACTCGGGCGACGCGGTGTATTCTTCAAGAAGTTCAAACCTTTATTTGCAAATTAAGGCTGGAACACTCAAAGAGCAAATCACTTGACAGCTGCCCCTTTTTATGGCATGTATGTCCCACCCCGGTGCATTTCCATACCCAATCACTTGTAGACATCCCCTTATTGATAATCTATCACTTGCAAACATTCCCTGAGCAATAACCAATCGCTTGCATTTACTTTTCTCCTCCTTCCCCAGTAATTTTCCATTCCATAATCCACCCTTGTTTAAACCACATGGCGTCCCCTTTCTTGGCCACCTTATTTCTCTTAGCTAGGGCTTGATACAGAGTTACAAAGGTCATATAATTGTCACAATTGATTTACGCTAAGTGTTAAGCTAGCAGAACCCAATGTTTACTTTCCTATCTTCGGCCACCTTTATCTCTCTtatggccggttctcacggtgcgacctgacgcaagatgtcaccagagtgaagtggtcgtggtccagcacgagttccgcacgatataacggggagtagataaagagttcccacggtactcggcaattctgtcatttgtgcgagtgacttgtccgtctcccgatctttcccggtaatcgtgaatgaacatcgtggactgtagtgtagttaatcacgtggcacaaatgatgtcactttttttcacacactatataaatatcctccgttcgtagaattggctcatttgcagacatgcctatacaaagttggttcgagtacaggctggttgttattttcctATTCCTCTCTGTCTGTTTCCAGCTGACCCTGATCTGGTCCCAAGTGCGGTGATTTTTCCGTAAATGGTCCTCTGGTTAGCGAACCATTGCAAAAGTTGGTCATCTGCATTAAAGTAGAGTGCTGGAATTAAATAGAACTTCAAACATTGGATCTATTCCGTTAAATTAAAGTTTTGGTCAGTAAAGAGAGGCATGTTTAAGAGCATGCCCTCCGCATTTAATGTGCTATTTCTTGTTCTTCTTGGTTAACAGAGCACAAGTTGGTAAATATAGATGGCCTTTTTGAAGACAAGCATTACAAGTGAAAACTGCCTGCCCTtatgcataatttattttatggctcttagacacatgattcctacttcaaacaaagagggtgtaaaagctgtctgccactacttttacattgcagctgcagggaacagacagacttataagataaattaaaggtaactgcaaaaacagcacttttacatctgtagcattgtatgtttttaaatcatggataacattaaattgttctcctgtacataaactaatatattgttatagatactcacatgagcacccgggatactccgcagccttcgtctccagcaggttgcgctttctctccctatttctataatcctctggatttgtcatagagaacctcattgcattggtaccactccaccagttccccctcttgttccctgttgaagttatatggccttaccttctgccatcttccctttatgctatcgtctgctgaggctattggggaggcaacagctactggggaggtaatctcaaatccaccttgatcaccctctccctgctccaaggagcccacaggcagtggtatctctggcatctcctcttgcctctccacctgtctctcttgctgagtctcctcctcatttacctgcatggctaaaaactttctgactttctttgacccctctctttgcgcttttctgagaggcatctctgcaagtcctactgtgaaaaagattctcaaacaatgacaattaggtgggacgtcctcgatggacacatggtccattggcgatattgagaccaccttttttactcatcttatgtcccctctgtcaagcttccgggtttagaaacatagaaacatagaaattaggtgcaggagtaggccattcggcccttcgagcctgcactgccatttaatatgatcatggctgatcatccaactcagtatcccgtacctgccttttctccataccctctgatccccttggccacaagggccacatctaactccctcttaaatatagccaatgaactggcctcaactaccctctgtggcagagagttccagagattcaccactctctgtgtgaaaaaagttctcctcatctcggttttaaaggatttcccccttatccttaatttcccccttatccttaatttcccccttatccttaatttcccccttatccttaaaccgtttaccgttcgcaggagttcccacggtacccgcaagagtcattacggataagtgtcactcttggagaaattcaaaaatgtttgaattttctctcgaccttacaaagttacacgactacctgccgttagcgccacggaggtcctcggtggtccacgaatgccgtactgttatcgcaggaggttcccacgatgttaaactcttgttaagtcttgcgtcaggtcgcaccgtgagaaagcccttttagTCTTCAGCTAGGGgtgttacaaagttacaaaggtcATATAACTGTCACCACTGATTTACACTAAGTGTTGAGCTAGCTTTGAGGGGAGAACCCTAACACCTTCCCCTTCAATTTATATAAACAAAACATGCAAAGGTGAGCAAATGTCTTATCTAAACATAAACAAGCTAATTGAAACATGCAGAGCAAAGCCAAATCCAAACATGCAGAGCAATGTTAATACAAAGGATAAGAGATAAAGGATAATATTTAAGTATCTCAAGTATTACAAACACcaagaatataaaatataaagataATATACTCCTATATAATTTCCCCCTTTGAGACCTAATTGGTCTCacagaaaaaaaccccacaagcTGCACATATCAGCGTCGAATCAAACTACAACTAGCCCCCAAAATCAGGGTCCTCATATTTGTAATGTTTAGCCTCACGGTGTTCTTTCTCTGGAATCCTGGGTAACTGGGCCAAAAACCCATCCCCATTATACTGGCGCAGGAAAAAAAGACCCCGCTATCCTCACAGACTATTGTTCAATAATCCTCTGTTGTGTTTTGCACGTCATTGTAGTATTCTATCAGCGGGGTCTGCTTCTATGGAAGGGCAGATTCAACTTTTTTCTGGAGGGAGAGCTGCTTTGCAGTGGCTCTTGCTAGGAGAGACTTATTACAGGGAAAAACACAACATAGCACAACAATAACCACTTGCAGCGCAGCTCCAATAGTCACCCCCAACTTAGCCAACCATGCTCCCCAACCTCCTAACATATTTTCTGGCCAATCAAAGAATTTATGTCCAAAACCCGCATTCTGCTTAAGCTCTTTTCTGAGATTCTTCAACTTATCCATTGCTTTAATGAAGGACCCCTCTGGGCTAGTATTGTTATGTATGAAGGTGCAGCAGTGTTCCCcaaacaggacacacacacaccccgtttTTCTGACCTCATTTACAACAGCCTCTGAGTCACTAGTGTCTCCAAAAAACTCACTTGCTATCTGGTTAaagctctgctctgctctgctctgctctccCCTTACGTCTTTGTCCTCCTATTCACTTACCTCAGGGTTATTATCGAGCAATAACAGTGGGACAGCTCTTGTGCAATAATTGAGATGGTACCATGTGGATCGACCTTCTACCTGACCAGTGGTGGGCTACGCCCCAGCCACCGTGAACGGTCCTTCCCTTATTTGCTCATTCCACTTCCTTTGGAAGGCTTGTACACAAACCTTGTCTCCGGGTTTAATGGGTCCTTCCTCCGGGTTATTTTGCTTTTCCTGTGCATGAATAGACTTGTGTATCATAGTCAACTGTTGCATATACTGCTTACGTTCTACCTCTAACTGCTCCAAACTTGATCCCTTGTAGGGACCTCTCCATTTAGAGTAAGTATCTCATGTGATGTTAAATGAGTTATTCGATTAATTTGCATGCGACCACTCATCAGTGCCAATGGCAGGGCATCGATCCAATTCAACTTTGAAGTTGCACAAATCTTATTTAGCTTAGCCTTCAACATCCCATTAATGCTTTCCACCATGCCCTGTGACTGAGGATGGTACACACATCCAAACCTTTGTTTCACTCTCGGGGCCTGCAGCACCAGCCTGACTACTTGCTGGCTAATAACCGATCCATTGTCTGAGCTAATTTCTGTAGGTTTACCAAACCTTGGGATTACTTCATTCGTCAGAAACTTTACTACAGTTCCTGCACCTAAATCTTTGGAAGGTACTGCCTCCACCCACCTGCTATATCTATTGATCACTACTAGCATGTACCTATTCCCTCTTACCGTCTTTATCATATCCACATCGTCGACCACCTGGTGCCTAAATGGTCTTTTGGGCACAAGCATGTGACTCGTAGGCATTCCCTTTCTAGCATTGCTTTGAGCACATACCTCACTGTGACGAAATGTGGTCTACTGAAGCCTGtaaatagggtgaccaaaacccaTCCTTTTTTACCTTTCTTATTACTTCCACCCTTGCGCAATGGTCTAACCCATGCACTTCTGAAATAAGATTGGTCAGCAATGGTGTGGGTGCTACCAACAATCCTTCAGTAGTCCACATGCCCTCCAAGTTCTGCTTAGCTCCCCTTTGTCTCCACATTGTTTGCTCTGCTAAGATTGCCTTACCATGCATATCAATTATGTCCTTCTTTGTGGGTTCCAGATCCAAACTTACCTAAGGTGCAATAACAGCTGATCGGCATCCAGATGCTGTTCTGGCTGCTTTGTAATAGTGTTACAAGCTGCTTCTGCCTTATCATTGCATTGCCAAACATTTCTCAGGCTTGTGTGTCCTGCTTCCTTCATTATTTTCCTTAATGGCATCACAATTTCAGCATACTCTCCAATCCAGTCTGAACTGTATCCTGCATTCCC
It encodes the following:
- the LOC129701657 gene encoding uncharacterized protein KIAA0232-like, which codes for MMQGIFGIEKTKSMQDNSVQAPIHSSSVSSDSSEAENHLYENPEENKTSKVPQTQYKRWVTEKNRTQKESHARPNLCSTDKPSMRKNTSKVAGLNKQQQNKRWKKSSKVGGRKNADLNTAPEPKFKDRGQEFREEPQWYTEPLSDNVTSDNLKSKLETAYKSGLPSFDTDLLEKLPASIRDLCIADGCPKDYLWTGAFVDGHFVDIPTLLDKTELSEILDCSKTNPDSLDNLQKSVDLFCEEDADQSLMDSSGFDFKQDNENLNVGKKNEDLMQFEGERNVILDGLNIWEDSPTVGGVEQNAPIGISCTNQLDSDQVKLWLSSTTGSSLSNKTGLVPFCKDSTPLSDKDDGWPDRTEAIEKDAYFSVITDQNDAVFSCENNPQSVSPSLQQIQTSALIATKDKNPVQNEPSFSNIFREDCGSWSVLCKSGNRMSPFTLRNIESVTFPIELNVNMTTGIPTACSEDDLLSLLPGSEYLQLDDSFLIELPVMTSKEKMDITKYSAQADKIETGKWNPIFGICQENLSEKKDDLNARVIEEIWKATPEEDKAAFSEDVINIDSCSLGTESPLKHVNATKLQKCPLQKSESIFWEGKLGSSKILDSANVDMTKHCSEWKTDSDRTDVSVTEGIEHITSNPKESEFSSENTFLKPTTTPSKSEPNRFAADQKTLIICDTQQNANEESTEQNTTNDISIVLPEDLWGNLNDYLNDSTEPNESAFLPFELNCPVPQMLSLTSALEIDSGKMNQQSSIIPKVSSDLIIANNDRLQSPIHQDHVSIARQTIYPNSKQLFPKEVILTRLEENPVQNTESNYPQHQYGYVVMSDNSISVLSKEKSKCKSVSKQDKQIMQVETERKSYKETDQGTSSLISVDADEDQLNFLQGRSQEMHSEHDDSKMSYETANLNASNAKMKVDDDLQHSRGRVSQEGLEQCKESSSIPCSHLEGSPPESERSKECVGETCCSLPDGHLSTKNTDCCRNSSITTTSIDVKSLHEEQILTRHNETDVSPEDPNTDQKLSRNVKDCKT